In a genomic window of Flavobacterium sp. KACC 22761:
- a CDS encoding glycosyltransferase, with protein MKVLWFSNTSSLYDQGKHSYNGGGWIESLEELISERNDIDLAISFFHNLGFQKEKKGNTTYYPILKKARKKTPIRTIINGFQGKIESENKVIPSLLRVIEDFKPDIIQVFGTEGVFASIQKYTDIPVVIHLQGLIIPYLNAYFPPNQSYWNFILSKKFIFKNITGSGVYASYMRFKNQAIREKSHLENAKYLMGRTDWDCSISKIYSPDSQYFHIEEVLRPLFYNNFKKEYKLNSTIKIVSTLSETVYKGIDVILKCAKLLKEQTSIDFVWQVVGLDRKNSLLNHFIKENNVKPEEFNIEFVGKKNPKDLILILEKTDLFIHPSYIDNSPNSICEAQIVGIPVIACNVGGLSTLIENYKTGILVPSNGVFEIVSAIIDYNRNPEVYFNIGRNSKEIACKRHDKKNIVSSLISSYSQVIKICN; from the coding sequence ATGAAAGTTCTTTGGTTTAGTAATACTTCATCACTCTATGATCAAGGCAAACATTCTTATAATGGTGGTGGTTGGATTGAATCACTAGAAGAATTAATATCAGAGCGAAATGATATTGATTTGGCTATATCGTTTTTTCATAATTTAGGTTTTCAAAAGGAAAAAAAAGGTAATACAACATATTATCCAATTTTAAAAAAAGCACGTAAAAAAACGCCGATAAGAACAATAATTAATGGTTTTCAAGGTAAAATAGAATCTGAAAATAAAGTTATTCCATCTTTATTGAGAGTGATTGAAGATTTTAAGCCTGATATCATACAGGTATTTGGAACAGAAGGTGTGTTTGCATCGATTCAAAAATATACAGATATACCTGTTGTCATACATTTACAAGGGTTAATAATTCCATATCTTAATGCATATTTTCCTCCCAATCAAAGTTATTGGAATTTTATTTTGAGCAAAAAATTTATCTTTAAAAATATAACAGGAAGTGGTGTTTATGCTTCATATATGAGATTTAAAAATCAAGCAATCCGAGAAAAATCTCATCTAGAGAATGCAAAATATCTTATGGGGCGAACAGATTGGGATTGTTCAATTTCAAAGATTTATTCTCCTGATTCACAATACTTTCATATCGAAGAGGTTTTGCGCCCATTATTTTATAATAATTTTAAAAAAGAATATAAGTTAAATAGTACTATAAAAATTGTTTCGACTCTGTCAGAAACAGTCTACAAAGGTATTGATGTTATATTAAAATGTGCTAAATTATTGAAAGAGCAAACTTCAATTGATTTTGTATGGCAAGTTGTTGGGCTTGATAGAAAAAATAGCTTGTTAAATCATTTTATTAAAGAAAATAATGTCAAGCCAGAAGAATTTAATATTGAATTTGTCGGAAAAAAAAATCCAAAAGATTTGATTTTAATTTTGGAGAAAACAGATTTATTTATTCATCCTTCTTATATAGATAATAGTCCAAATAGTATTTGTGAAGCACAAATAGTTGGGATTCCTGTGATTGCCTGTAATGTTGGAGGATTATCAACACTAATTGAAAATTATAAAACTGGGATTTTAGTTCCTTCTAACGGGGTATTTGAAATTGTATCTGCAATAATAGATTATAATAGGAATCCGGAAGTATATTTTAATATTGGAAGAAATAGTAAAGAAATAGCCTGTAAAAGGCACGATAAAAAAAATATCGTTTCCAGTTTGATTTCATCATATTCGCAAGTAATTAAAATTTGTAACTAA
- a CDS encoding MATE family efflux transporter gives MRNKIHKVYNKVGIKTERTKNITKHVIVSFLYKGGSIISSFLLVPLTINFLDAENYGIWLTLSSFIAWFSFFDIGLGNGLRNKFAEAKAKGDLIAAKAYVSSAYYTIGAVCVALILLFITLNFFIDWSRVLNTNPLLEKKLAILMPIVFSFFCLQLVAKLITTIYTADQHHSMQGKVSFFTSAGSLLAIWIMTETAESSLLHFGIIFSALPGLLLVGINLFAFSTTYKDYRPSYKFWKKKYLKDIFGLGFMFFLVQISGIILYSTDNMIISNLFSPADVVPFNIAYKYFSIASMVFAIIASPYWSSITEAYTKNDFEWIKNSMKNFNKIAMVFIVLILIMILFSNVIYDLWVGSKVHVNYLLSLLIGVFIMASIFVTPYTIFLNGIGKVKIQALQSIICCLINIPLSIYFARNLEMGTSGIIFATIVCFIPSVILAPLQYFKIINNTATGLWIK, from the coding sequence TTGAGGAACAAAATTCACAAAGTTTACAATAAAGTAGGAATAAAAACTGAACGAACCAAAAATATTACAAAGCATGTAATAGTGTCGTTTCTTTATAAGGGAGGAAGTATCATATCTTCTTTTCTATTAGTCCCACTTACTATAAACTTTCTTGATGCTGAGAATTATGGTATTTGGCTTACATTAAGTTCTTTTATTGCATGGTTTTCTTTTTTCGATATTGGTTTAGGAAATGGTTTGCGAAATAAATTTGCAGAAGCGAAAGCAAAGGGGGATTTAATTGCAGCTAAAGCTTATGTTAGTTCTGCTTACTATACTATTGGAGCTGTTTGCGTTGCATTAATATTGCTTTTTATTACGTTGAATTTTTTTATAGATTGGTCTCGAGTTCTTAATACTAATCCACTCCTAGAAAAAAAGCTTGCGATTTTAATGCCTATCGTGTTCTCTTTTTTTTGTTTACAATTGGTGGCAAAACTTATAACTACGATATATACAGCTGATCAGCATCACTCCATGCAAGGAAAGGTTAGTTTTTTTACATCAGCGGGCTCTTTGTTGGCGATTTGGATTATGACAGAAACTGCAGAAAGCTCCTTATTGCATTTTGGAATAATTTTTTCAGCTCTTCCTGGACTTTTATTAGTTGGAATTAATTTATTTGCATTTTCAACTACATATAAAGACTATAGACCTTCATATAAATTTTGGAAAAAGAAATATTTGAAGGATATATTTGGATTAGGTTTTATGTTTTTTCTGGTGCAAATTTCCGGGATTATTTTGTATTCTACTGATAATATGATTATTTCAAATTTGTTTTCTCCAGCTGATGTAGTTCCATTTAATATTGCTTATAAATATTTTAGTATTGCTTCTATGGTTTTTGCCATTATAGCAAGCCCTTATTGGTCTAGTATTACTGAAGCATATACCAAGAATGACTTTGAATGGATTAAAAATTCTATGAAGAACTTCAATAAAATTGCAATGGTTTTTATTGTCCTTATTCTAATAATGATACTTTTCTCTAATGTTATTTATGATTTATGGGTTGGATCAAAAGTGCATGTGAATTATTTATTAAGTTTATTAATAGGGGTCTTTATAATGGCATCAATTTTTGTGACACCTTATACTATTTTTTTAAATGGTATAGGTAAAGTGAAAATTCAAGCTTTACAAAGCATAATTTGTTGCTTAATAAATATACCATTGTCAATATATTTTGCTAGAAATTTAGAAATGGGAACCTCAGGTATCATATTTGCAACAATAGTATGTTTTATTCCTAGTGTGATTTTAGCTCCTTTACAATATTTTAAAATTATTAATAATACTGCCACAGGTTTGTGGATTAAATAG
- the gmd gene encoding GDP-mannose 4,6-dehydratase, whose translation MSTKKVALITGITGQDGSYLAELLLEKGYEVHGVKRRASSFNTQRIDHLYQDQHEAHIHFKLHYGDLTDSTNIIRIIQEVQPDEIYNLGAMSHVKVSFDSPEYVANVDGIGTLRILEAVRILGLEKKTRIYQASTSELYGGMSENKNERGFYDENSPFYPRSPYGAAKIYGFWITKNYREAYNMFACNGILFNHESPRRGETFVTRKITMATAAIAKGKQECLYLGNLNSQRDWGHAKDYVEAMWRILQQEIPEDYVIATGVTTYIRDFVTMAFAEVGMELTFEGENENEVARIKACNNPLYQLEIGKVVVRVDPEYYRPTEVDLLIGDPTKSKTQLGWKPNYDLKALVKEMVESDLRLV comes from the coding sequence ATGAGCACTAAGAAAGTAGCACTTATAACAGGAATAACAGGTCAAGACGGATCATATTTGGCAGAATTATTATTAGAAAAAGGATATGAAGTACATGGCGTTAAAAGACGTGCTTCTTCTTTTAATACCCAGCGAATAGATCATCTTTATCAAGATCAACATGAAGCACATATTCATTTTAAATTGCATTATGGTGATTTGACAGATTCGACTAATATTATTAGAATTATCCAAGAAGTACAACCTGATGAGATTTATAATTTAGGAGCGATGTCGCATGTAAAAGTGTCTTTTGATTCTCCAGAATATGTTGCGAATGTTGATGGGATTGGTACTTTAAGAATTTTGGAGGCTGTAAGGATTTTAGGTTTAGAGAAAAAAACAAGAATCTATCAAGCATCAACTTCGGAGCTTTATGGAGGAATGTCAGAAAATAAAAATGAAAGAGGTTTTTATGATGAAAACTCTCCATTTTATCCTCGTTCGCCATATGGAGCTGCAAAGATTTATGGTTTTTGGATAACAAAAAACTATAGAGAAGCTTATAATATGTTTGCATGTAATGGTATTTTATTTAATCACGAATCTCCTAGACGTGGTGAAACTTTTGTAACACGTAAAATTACTATGGCAACTGCAGCTATTGCAAAAGGAAAACAAGAGTGTCTTTATCTAGGAAATCTGAATTCTCAAAGAGATTGGGGGCATGCTAAAGATTATGTTGAAGCAATGTGGAGAATTTTACAGCAAGAAATTCCTGAAGATTATGTTATTGCAACTGGAGTCACAACTTATATTAGAGATTTTGTAACGATGGCTTTTGCAGAAGTAGGAATGGAATTGACTTTTGAAGGAGAAAATGAAAATGAAGTTGCTAGAATTAAAGCTTGTAATAATCCTTTATATCAGTTAGAAATAGGAAAAGTAGTTGTACGCGTTGACCCAGAATATTATCGTCCTACTGAAGTAGACCTTTTAATTGGTGATCCTACAAAATCTAAAACTCAGTTAGGTTGGAAGCCTAATTATGATTTGAAGGCTTTAGTTAAAGAGATGGTTGAAAGTGATTTGAGGTTGGTTTAA